A genome region from Thermomonospora amylolytica includes the following:
- a CDS encoding cell division protein FtsQ/DivIB produces the protein MAQTQARRGRAAAPAAQDGRRPRWRPIGVTLLVLALLAAATWVLLGSRLLVVRQVEVSGTELVRHDRLVAAAGVRLGLPLARLDTDEVRARVQRIREVESATVRRVWPGTVRIEVRERVPLVAVERAGRFWQIDRFGVTVTESAQRPAALPVLNVAAPRPGDPATDAALRVVQELPERLARRLTTVDAPSPESVTLRLAAADGAGPLTVVWGPPGRAEEKSRLVEALRRTPAGRSARTIDVSSPEVVTTR, from the coding sequence ATGGCACAGACTCAGGCGAGGCGAGGACGCGCCGCGGCCCCGGCGGCCCAGGACGGCCGCCGGCCGCGGTGGCGGCCCATCGGGGTGACCCTGCTGGTGCTGGCCCTGCTGGCCGCCGCGACCTGGGTGCTGCTGGGCTCCCGGCTGCTGGTGGTCCGGCAGGTCGAGGTGTCCGGTACGGAGCTGGTGCGGCACGACCGGCTGGTGGCCGCGGCCGGGGTCCGGCTGGGCCTGCCGCTGGCCCGGCTGGACACCGACGAGGTCCGCGCCCGGGTGCAGCGCATTCGCGAGGTGGAGTCGGCGACGGTGCGGCGGGTGTGGCCGGGCACGGTGCGGATCGAGGTGCGCGAGCGGGTGCCGCTGGTGGCGGTCGAACGGGCCGGGCGGTTCTGGCAGATCGACCGGTTCGGGGTCACCGTCACCGAGTCGGCGCAACGGCCCGCGGCGCTGCCGGTGCTGAACGTCGCGGCCCCGCGGCCCGGCGATCCGGCCACCGACGCGGCGCTGCGGGTGGTGCAGGAGCTGCCCGAGCGGCTGGCCCGCCGGCTGACCACGGTGGACGCCCCCAGCCCCGAGTCGGTGACGCTGCGGCTGGCCGCCGCCGACGGCGCCGGGCCGCTCACCGTGGTGTGGGGGCCGCCCGGCCGGGCCGAGGAGAAGAGCCGTCTGGTGGAGGCGCTGCGCCGGACCCCGGCGGGACGGTCGGCGCGCACCATCGACGTCAGCTCGCCCGAGGTGGTGACCACCAGGTGA
- the ftsW gene encoding putative lipid II flippase FtsW, translated as MTSLSARDGGRPGLRAQFVALVGMLDRPLTSYYLVLGCSMLLLALGLTMVLASSNVKQLQETGSAYTLFQKQAMWMALGLPVMWLAARLPPRTFRALAYPLLLLSVIGLVIVLIPGLGSTVGGATRWIDLGPFQIQPSEPAKLSLALWGADLMARRERLGQLTDWRALLIPLLPGFGVVVMLVMIGHDLGTTLVLLTIFLTLLWVVGAPGRLFVGMTGLIGLLVAILIVVEPYRMQRLIGFLDSSGDPLGVRYQGTQGLLAIASGGWFGTGLGEGRAQWGFLPHAETDFIFAIIGEQLGLVGTLVVLGLFGLLAYAGLRIARRVRDPFMRLAAAAATGWLSVQAIVNIGAVIGVLPITGIPLPLVSYGGSALIPTLAALGMLLAFAQREPGARQALAARGPGPVRRALSWLGLARR; from the coding sequence ATGACCTCCCTGTCCGCGCGGGACGGCGGCCGGCCGGGCCTGCGGGCGCAGTTCGTCGCCCTGGTGGGGATGCTGGACCGCCCGCTGACCTCCTACTACCTGGTGCTCGGCTGCTCGATGCTGCTGCTGGCGCTGGGGCTGACGATGGTGCTGGCGTCCTCCAACGTCAAGCAGCTCCAGGAGACCGGGTCGGCCTACACCCTGTTCCAGAAGCAGGCCATGTGGATGGCGCTGGGGCTGCCGGTGATGTGGCTGGCGGCCAGGCTGCCGCCGCGGACGTTCCGGGCGCTGGCCTACCCGCTGCTGCTGCTGTCGGTCATCGGGCTGGTGATCGTGCTGATCCCGGGGCTGGGCTCGACCGTGGGAGGGGCCACCCGCTGGATCGACCTGGGGCCGTTCCAGATCCAGCCGTCCGAGCCGGCCAAGCTGAGCCTGGCGCTGTGGGGCGCGGACCTGATGGCCCGCCGCGAACGGCTCGGCCAGCTCACCGACTGGCGGGCGCTGCTGATCCCGCTGCTGCCCGGCTTCGGGGTGGTGGTGATGCTGGTGATGATCGGCCACGACCTGGGCACCACCCTGGTGCTGCTGACGATCTTCCTGACCCTGCTGTGGGTGGTGGGCGCGCCCGGGCGGCTGTTCGTCGGGATGACCGGGCTGATCGGGCTGCTGGTGGCCATCCTGATCGTGGTCGAGCCGTACCGGATGCAGCGGCTGATCGGCTTCCTGGACTCCTCCGGCGACCCGCTGGGGGTGCGCTACCAGGGCACCCAGGGGCTGCTGGCGATCGCCTCCGGCGGCTGGTTCGGCACCGGGCTGGGGGAGGGCCGGGCCCAGTGGGGGTTCCTGCCGCACGCCGAGACCGACTTCATCTTCGCGATCATCGGAGAGCAGCTGGGCCTGGTCGGTACGCTCGTCGTGCTGGGCCTGTTCGGCCTGCTGGCCTACGCCGGCCTGCGGATCGCCCGGCGGGTCAGGGACCCGTTCATGCGGCTGGCCGCGGCGGCGGCCACCGGATGGCTGTCGGTCCAGGCGATCGTCAACATCGGGGCGGTGATCGGGGTGCTGCCCATCACGGGCATCCCGCTGCCGCTGGTGTCCTACGGGGGATCGGCGCTGATCCCCACCCTGGCCGCGCTGGGCATGCTGCTGGCGTTCGCGCAACGCGAGCCGGGGGCGCGGCAGGCGCTGGCCGCACGCGGCCCCGGACCGGTCCGGCGGGCTCTAAGCTGGCTTGGTCTGGCACGGCGATGA
- a CDS encoding YggS family pyridoxal phosphate-dependent enzyme, whose product MGLAGSVRARRDELAANLRTVRERIAAACAAAGRDPAEVTLVAVTKTFPASDVRLLAGLGVADVGENRDQEAAAKAAECADLPLTWHFVGQLQTNKARSVAGYADVVHSVDRTRLVTALSSAAVRAGRTLRCLVQVSLDERPGRGGAAPSEVPELADLIAASDGLELGGVMAVAPLGADPAPAFARLAGVAERLRAAHPSATVISAGMSGDLEQAVACGATHVRIGTALLGGRGAIVR is encoded by the coding sequence ATGGGCCTCGCAGGCTCCGTGCGCGCCCGCCGCGACGAACTGGCGGCCAACCTGCGGACGGTGCGGGAACGGATCGCCGCCGCCTGTGCCGCGGCCGGCCGGGATCCGGCGGAGGTCACGCTGGTCGCGGTCACCAAGACGTTCCCCGCCTCCGACGTCCGGCTGCTGGCCGGACTGGGCGTCGCCGACGTCGGCGAGAACCGCGACCAGGAGGCCGCGGCCAAGGCCGCCGAATGCGCCGACCTGCCGCTGACCTGGCATTTCGTCGGTCAGCTGCAGACCAACAAGGCGCGTTCGGTGGCCGGGTACGCCGACGTGGTGCACTCGGTGGACCGGACCAGGCTGGTGACGGCGCTGTCGTCGGCGGCGGTGCGGGCCGGCCGGACGCTGCGCTGCCTGGTGCAGGTCTCGCTGGACGAACGCCCGGGCCGGGGCGGCGCCGCCCCCTCCGAGGTGCCGGAACTGGCCGACCTGATCGCCGCGTCCGACGGCCTGGAACTCGGCGGCGTCATGGCGGTCGCCCCGCTGGGCGCCGACCCCGCCCCGGCGTTCGCCCGCCTGGCCGGCGTGGCCGAGCGGCTGCGCGCCGCGCACCCCTCCGCGACGGTGATCTCGGCCGGTATGAGCGGGGATCTGGAGCAGGCCGTCGCGTGTGGCGCGACACACGTGCGGATCGGTACGGCGTTGCTCGGCGGCCGAGGCGCAATCGTCAGGTAA
- the mraY gene encoding phospho-N-acetylmuramoyl-pentapeptide-transferase: MLNIMLAAAVSLFIGMVGTPVWIRIVRRLGYGQMIREEGPQAHHGKRGTPTMGGAVFIVGSLVGYAVAHMVTQTTPTVSGALVLLLMTGLGLVGFVDDYIKVFKQRSLGLRSGAKMIGIVLVGVVFAVGSLNFPNGYDVTPATDHLSFLRDFGPSIGPYLFVLWALFLIAAVSNGVNLTDGLDGLAAGPAAMVLAAYVIIGNWQLRNSCFGSGLAPNCYSVRDPLDLAVVAAAVLGGVFGFLWWNAPPAKVFMGDTGSLALGGVLVGLAILTRTQFLLAILCGLIVMITLSVMIQVGVFRVTQKFTGTGKRVFKMAPLQHHFELSGWAETTIVVRFWLMSALFVALGIGLFYLEWMPKG, encoded by the coding sequence GTGCTGAACATCATGCTGGCGGCCGCGGTGTCGCTGTTCATCGGCATGGTGGGGACCCCGGTGTGGATCCGCATAGTGCGCCGGCTCGGCTACGGCCAGATGATCCGCGAGGAGGGCCCGCAGGCGCACCACGGCAAGCGCGGCACCCCCACCATGGGCGGCGCGGTGTTCATCGTCGGGTCGCTGGTCGGCTACGCCGTCGCGCACATGGTGACGCAGACCACCCCGACCGTGTCCGGCGCCCTGGTGCTGCTGCTGATGACCGGGCTGGGCCTGGTCGGCTTCGTGGACGACTACATCAAGGTGTTCAAGCAGCGCAGCCTGGGCCTGCGCAGCGGCGCCAAGATGATCGGCATCGTGCTGGTCGGCGTGGTCTTCGCGGTCGGCTCGCTGAACTTCCCCAACGGCTACGACGTCACCCCGGCCACCGACCACCTGTCGTTCCTGCGCGACTTCGGCCCCTCCATCGGGCCGTACCTGTTCGTGCTGTGGGCGCTGTTCCTGATCGCCGCGGTCTCCAACGGCGTCAACCTGACCGACGGGCTGGACGGCCTGGCCGCCGGGCCCGCCGCGATGGTGCTGGCCGCCTACGTGATCATCGGCAACTGGCAGCTGCGCAACAGCTGCTTCGGCAGCGGCCTGGCGCCCAACTGCTACAGCGTCCGCGACCCGCTGGACCTGGCGGTGGTGGCCGCCGCGGTGCTGGGCGGCGTGTTCGGGTTCCTGTGGTGGAACGCCCCGCCGGCCAAGGTCTTCATGGGCGACACCGGCTCGCTGGCGCTCGGCGGCGTGCTGGTGGGCCTGGCCATCCTCACCCGCACCCAGTTCCTGCTGGCGATCCTGTGCGGCCTGATCGTGATGATCACCCTGTCGGTGATGATCCAGGTCGGGGTGTTCCGGGTGACCCAGAAGTTCACCGGCACCGGCAAACGGGTGTTCAAGATGGCCCCGCTGCAGCATCACTTCGAGCTGTCCGGATGGGCCGAGACCACCATCGTCGTGCGATTCTGGCTGATGTCGGCGCTGTTCGTGGCGCTGGGGATCGGCCTGTTCTACCTGGAATGGATGCCCAAGGGGTGA
- the murG gene encoding undecaprenyldiphospho-muramoylpentapeptide beta-N-acetylglucosaminyltransferase, which translates to MRVVLAGGGTAGHIEPALALADALRREDPSVQITCLGTERGLETRLVPQRGYELALIPPVPLPRTLTPRLLTVPGRLRGAINAAAAVLDRVQADVLVGFGGYVATPGYLAARKRRIPIVVHEANPRPGLANRLGARFTEHVAVSHHDTPLPHARFVGIPLRREIATLDRLAMGDKARSYFGLLPDLPTLLIFGGSQGARSLNRAAVACAPAFRAAGIQVLHIVGPKNTEEPEPSRGGPQYVTLPYCDRMDLAYAAADMAMCRAGAMTCAELAAVGLPAAYVPLPHGNGEQRLNAEPIVAAGGGLLVDDAELSPEWIRGNLLPVLGDPARVAQMSEAAAQMGRRDADMALAGLVREVVRGARAR; encoded by the coding sequence ATGAGGGTTGTCCTGGCCGGCGGCGGGACCGCTGGACACATCGAGCCGGCGCTCGCCCTCGCCGACGCGCTGCGCCGCGAGGATCCGAGTGTCCAGATCACCTGCCTGGGCACCGAACGGGGCCTGGAGACCCGGCTGGTCCCGCAGCGGGGCTACGAGCTGGCCCTGATCCCGCCCGTGCCGCTGCCGCGCACGCTGACCCCCCGGCTGCTGACCGTCCCCGGGCGGCTGCGCGGGGCGATCAACGCGGCCGCCGCCGTGCTGGACCGGGTGCAGGCCGACGTGCTGGTCGGGTTCGGCGGCTATGTCGCCACCCCCGGCTACCTGGCCGCCCGCAAGCGCCGCATCCCGATCGTCGTGCACGAGGCCAACCCCCGGCCGGGCCTGGCCAACCGGCTCGGCGCGCGGTTCACCGAGCACGTCGCCGTCTCGCACCACGACACGCCGCTGCCGCACGCCCGGTTCGTCGGGATCCCGCTGCGCCGGGAGATCGCCACCCTGGACCGGCTGGCGATGGGCGACAAGGCCCGCTCCTACTTCGGGCTGCTGCCGGACCTGCCGACGCTGCTGATCTTCGGCGGCTCGCAGGGCGCCCGCTCGCTCAACCGGGCCGCGGTGGCCTGCGCCCCGGCGTTCCGCGCCGCCGGCATCCAGGTGCTGCACATCGTCGGGCCCAAGAACACCGAGGAGCCCGAGCCGTCCCGCGGCGGCCCGCAGTACGTCACCCTGCCCTACTGCGACCGGATGGACCTGGCGTACGCCGCCGCCGACATGGCCATGTGCCGGGCCGGCGCGATGACCTGCGCCGAGCTGGCCGCGGTGGGCCTGCCGGCGGCGTACGTGCCGCTGCCGCACGGCAACGGCGAGCAGCGGCTGAACGCCGAGCCGATCGTGGCCGCCGGCGGCGGGCTGCTGGTCGACGACGCCGAGCTGAGCCCGGAGTGGATCCGGGGCAACCTGCTGCCGGTGCTGGGCGACCCGGCCCGGGTGGCGCAGATGTCGGAGGCCGCCGCGCAGATGGGCCGCCGGGACGCCGACATGGCGCTGGCCGGGCTGGTCCGCGAGGTCGTGCGGGGAGCACGGGCCCGATGA
- the murC gene encoding UDP-N-acetylmuramate--L-alanine ligase, whose product MSGAARPGAAGEAMRHVHFIAIGGAGMSGIARIMLRRGITVSGSDAQDSAMLAQLAGLGARVFVGHSAEHLGDADTVVVSTAIRETNPELRAARERGLRVLHRSEALAALMAGRRAVAVAGTHGKTTTTSMLTVVLQHAGADPAYCIGGQLVTTGLGADDGTGDVFVAEADESDGSFLRYTPQIAVVTNVEADHLDNYGAFEQVKENFHRFVRRVAPDGALVASADDPVARELAGAARERGLTVVSYGEAADADLRITAFTPRGLGSRFEIEGLGEVTLEVPGRHYAHNATAVVAVARLLGHDFTVVREGLASFAGSMRRLERKGEAAGVQVFDSYAHHPTELTADLQATREYLGQLPGEGRIVAVFQPHLYSRTRFFAAEFGRALGLADVAVVLDVYGAREDPEPGVSGRLIADAVPDGTRVEYVPDTADVPEVVAGLARPGDLVLTLGAGDVTKLGPLILERLG is encoded by the coding sequence ATGAGCGGCGCCGCCCGGCCCGGCGCCGCCGGCGAGGCGATGCGGCACGTCCACTTCATCGCGATCGGCGGGGCGGGCATGTCCGGGATCGCCCGGATCATGCTGCGCCGCGGGATCACCGTGTCCGGCAGCGACGCCCAGGACTCGGCCATGCTGGCGCAGCTGGCCGGGCTGGGGGCGCGGGTGTTCGTCGGGCACTCCGCCGAGCACCTCGGCGACGCCGACACGGTGGTGGTGTCCACCGCCATCCGCGAGACCAATCCCGAGCTGCGGGCGGCGCGCGAACGCGGCCTGCGGGTGCTGCACCGTTCCGAGGCGCTGGCGGCGCTGATGGCCGGGCGGCGGGCGGTGGCGGTCGCCGGGACCCACGGCAAGACCACCACCACCTCGATGCTCACCGTGGTGCTGCAGCACGCCGGGGCCGACCCGGCCTACTGCATCGGCGGGCAGCTGGTCACCACCGGCCTCGGCGCCGACGACGGCACCGGCGACGTGTTCGTGGCCGAGGCCGACGAGAGCGACGGGTCGTTCCTGCGCTACACCCCGCAGATCGCGGTGGTCACCAACGTGGAGGCCGACCACCTCGACAACTACGGGGCGTTCGAGCAGGTCAAGGAGAACTTCCACCGGTTCGTGCGGCGGGTGGCGCCGGACGGCGCGCTGGTGGCCTCCGCCGACGACCCGGTGGCCCGCGAGCTGGCCGGCGCCGCCCGCGAGCGGGGGCTGACCGTGGTCTCCTACGGCGAGGCCGCCGACGCCGACCTGCGCATCACCGCCTTCACCCCGCGCGGGCTCGGCTCGCGGTTCGAGATCGAGGGGCTGGGCGAGGTGACCCTGGAGGTGCCGGGCCGGCACTACGCCCACAACGCCACCGCGGTGGTCGCCGTCGCGCGGCTGCTGGGCCACGACTTCACGGTGGTGCGGGAGGGGCTGGCCTCGTTCGCCGGGTCGATGCGCCGGCTGGAGCGCAAGGGCGAGGCCGCCGGGGTGCAGGTGTTCGACAGTTACGCCCACCACCCGACCGAGCTGACCGCCGACCTGCAGGCCACCCGCGAGTACCTCGGGCAGCTGCCCGGGGAGGGACGCATCGTCGCGGTGTTCCAGCCGCACCTGTACAGCCGGACCCGGTTCTTCGCCGCCGAGTTCGGCCGGGCGCTGGGCCTGGCCGACGTGGCGGTGGTGCTGGACGTGTACGGGGCGCGCGAGGACCCCGAACCCGGGGTGAGCGGCCGGCTGATCGCCGACGCCGTTCCGGACGGCACGCGGGTCGAGTACGTGCCCGACACCGCCGACGTGCCGGAGGTGGTGGCCGGGCTGGCCCGTCCGGGCGACCTGGTGCTCACCCTCGGCGCCGGCGACGTGACCAAGCTGGGTCCGCTGATCCTGGAGCGGCTCGGCTGA
- the ftsZ gene encoding cell division protein FtsZ: protein MAAPQNYLAVIKVVGIGGGGVNAVNRMIEEGLKGVEFIAINTDAQALLMSDADVKLDVGRELTRGLGAGANPDVGRKAAEDHREEIEEVLKGADMVFVTAGEGGGTGTGGAPVVANIARSLGALTIGVVTRPFSFEGKRRAMQAEAGIETLRDEVDTLIVIPNDRLLSISDRQVSVLDAFKAADQVLLSGVQGITDLITTPGLINLDFADVKSVMSGAGSALMGIGSARGDDRSVAAAEMAISSPLLEASIDGAHGVLLSISGGSDLGLFEINEAAQLVSNAAAPDANIIFGAVIDDALGDEVRVTVIAAGFDEGRPTKPAPEPETARRIPASATRPNTPPQNPIPTRVGRSDSAPAAPQQSVAQAAAAPAPAQPAPAPAPARQERSDSGDDDPASGERSGDPAPAKNTPSTASGNAPSSAGPAKPERESGTAEREPGAVTPPRPRPAADQNPPRVPAGDGDGGPSTGPRRRPVVFDEDDDLDVPDFLK from the coding sequence GTGGCAGCACCGCAGAATTACCTCGCGGTCATCAAGGTCGTCGGGATCGGCGGCGGCGGCGTCAACGCCGTCAACCGGATGATCGAGGAGGGCCTCAAGGGCGTCGAGTTCATCGCGATCAACACCGACGCCCAGGCGCTGCTGATGAGCGATGCCGATGTCAAGCTCGACGTCGGCCGCGAGCTCACCCGCGGACTGGGCGCCGGCGCCAACCCCGACGTCGGCCGCAAGGCGGCCGAGGACCACCGCGAGGAGATCGAGGAGGTCCTCAAGGGCGCCGACATGGTCTTCGTGACCGCCGGCGAGGGCGGCGGCACCGGCACCGGCGGCGCCCCGGTGGTGGCCAACATCGCCCGGTCGCTGGGCGCGCTGACCATCGGCGTGGTCACCCGGCCGTTCAGCTTCGAGGGCAAGCGCCGGGCGATGCAGGCCGAGGCCGGCATCGAGACCCTGCGCGACGAGGTCGACACCCTGATCGTCATTCCCAACGACCGGCTGCTGTCGATCTCCGACCGCCAGGTCAGCGTGCTGGACGCGTTCAAGGCCGCCGACCAGGTGCTGCTGTCCGGTGTGCAGGGCATCACCGACCTGATCACCACCCCGGGCCTGATCAACCTGGACTTCGCCGACGTCAAGTCGGTGATGAGCGGGGCCGGCTCGGCGCTGATGGGCATCGGCTCGGCGCGCGGCGACGACCGCAGCGTGGCCGCCGCCGAGATGGCCATCTCCAGCCCGCTGCTGGAGGCCAGCATCGACGGCGCGCACGGGGTGCTGCTGTCCATCTCCGGCGGCTCGGACCTGGGCCTGTTCGAGATCAACGAGGCGGCCCAGCTGGTGTCCAACGCCGCCGCCCCGGACGCCAACATCATCTTCGGCGCGGTCATCGACGACGCCCTCGGCGACGAGGTCCGGGTGACCGTGATCGCCGCGGGGTTCGACGAGGGACGCCCTACTAAGCCGGCGCCGGAGCCGGAGACGGCCCGCAGGATTCCGGCGTCGGCGACCCGCCCGAACACCCCGCCGCAGAACCCGATCCCGACCCGGGTCGGGCGTTCGGACTCCGCTCCGGCCGCCCCGCAGCAGTCGGTGGCCCAGGCCGCCGCGGCCCCCGCCCCGGCGCAGCCCGCCCCGGCGCCCGCCCCCGCGCGGCAGGAGCGGTCCGACTCCGGAGACGACGACCCGGCCTCCGGGGAACGTTCCGGCGACCCCGCCCCGGCCAAGAACACCCCCTCCACCGCCTCCGGCAACGCCCCGTCGTCCGCCGGACCGGCCAAGCCGGAACGCGAGTCCGGCACCGCCGAGCGCGAGCCCGGCGCCGTGACGCCGCCCCGTCCGCGCCCGGCCGCCGACCAGAACCCGCCGCGGGTGCCCGCGGGGGACGGCGACGGCGGCCCGTCGACCGGCCCGCGCCGCCGCCCGGTCGTCTTCGACGAGGACGACGACCTCGACGTCCCCGACTTCCTGAAGTAG
- the murD gene encoding UDP-N-acetylmuramoyl-L-alanine--D-glutamate ligase, with protein MDAQGVNADNWRGRPVCVAGLGVSGRAAARALADRGARVTLVDARDDADARAQAGPLREHGVEVRLGDGDTLPPGTDLVVVSPGWRPDAPLPRAAAAAGVEIYGEVELAWRLRPAEGAAPWLALTGTNGKTTAVRMLASILRAAGHRTLAVGNVGTPIVEAAADPSYDVLAVELSSFQLHWSSSLDPLAAAVLNVAPDHIDWHGSLEAYAADKGKIFGPGTFAVANAADPVTLRLAEGASRRAAFTLAIPAPGEVGVVEDLLVDRAFTADPVREAAELASLSDVRPFAPHNVANALAAAALARAYGVPPEAVREGLRAFTPDPHRIAHVATVDGVDYVDDSKATNPHAAQASLAAYEKVVWIAGGLLKGAEVDDLVRSCADRLRGAVLLGADRGKIAEALARHAPDVPVVDVAETETGAMDTVVTQASRLARPGDTVLLAPAGASFDMFAGYGARGDAFAAAVHRLAGRAAG; from the coding sequence ATGGATGCCCAAGGGGTGAACGCGGACAACTGGCGGGGCCGGCCGGTCTGCGTGGCCGGCCTGGGGGTGTCGGGCCGGGCGGCGGCCCGGGCGCTGGCCGACCGGGGCGCACGGGTCACCCTGGTGGACGCCCGCGACGACGCCGACGCCCGCGCGCAGGCCGGGCCGCTGCGCGAACACGGCGTCGAGGTACGGCTGGGCGACGGCGACACGCTGCCGCCGGGCACCGACCTGGTGGTGGTCTCGCCCGGCTGGCGGCCCGACGCCCCGCTGCCCAGGGCGGCCGCCGCGGCCGGGGTGGAGATCTACGGCGAGGTCGAGCTGGCCTGGCGGCTGCGCCCGGCCGAGGGCGCGGCCCCGTGGCTGGCGCTGACCGGGACGAACGGCAAGACCACCGCGGTGCGGATGCTGGCGTCCATCCTGCGGGCCGCCGGGCACCGCACCCTCGCGGTCGGCAACGTCGGCACCCCGATCGTGGAGGCGGCGGCCGACCCGTCCTACGACGTGCTGGCGGTGGAGCTGTCCAGCTTCCAGCTGCACTGGTCCTCCAGCCTGGACCCGCTGGCCGCCGCCGTGCTCAACGTGGCGCCCGACCACATCGACTGGCACGGCTCCCTGGAGGCGTACGCCGCCGACAAGGGGAAGATCTTCGGGCCCGGGACGTTCGCCGTGGCCAACGCCGCCGACCCGGTCACGCTGCGGCTGGCCGAGGGCGCGTCGCGGCGCGCCGCGTTCACCCTGGCGATCCCCGCGCCCGGCGAGGTCGGCGTGGTGGAGGACCTGCTGGTGGACCGGGCGTTCACCGCCGACCCGGTCCGCGAGGCCGCCGAGCTGGCGTCCCTGTCGGACGTACGGCCGTTCGCGCCGCACAACGTGGCCAACGCGCTGGCCGCCGCCGCCCTGGCCCGCGCCTACGGCGTCCCGCCGGAGGCGGTCCGGGAGGGGCTGCGCGCGTTCACGCCCGACCCGCACCGCATCGCGCACGTGGCCACCGTGGACGGCGTGGACTACGTCGACGACTCCAAGGCCACCAACCCGCACGCGGCGCAGGCGTCGCTGGCCGCCTACGAGAAGGTGGTGTGGATCGCCGGCGGGCTGCTCAAGGGCGCCGAGGTCGACGACCTGGTCCGCTCGTGCGCGGACCGGCTGCGGGGGGCGGTGCTGCTGGGCGCCGACCGCGGCAAGATCGCCGAAGCGCTGGCGCGACACGCCCCCGATGTCCCGGTGGTGGACGTCGCGGAGACCGAGACTGGGGCGATGGACACCGTGGTGACCCAAGCCTCCCGACTCGCCCGGCCCGGCGACACCGTGCTGCTCGCCCCGGCCGGCGCCTCGTTCGACATGTTCGCCGGGTACGGCGCGCGCGGCGACGCGTTCGCCGCGGCGGTCCACCGGCTGGCCGGACGGGCGGCCGGGTAG